GCTTCGCCGAGCCTCCTCGGCCCGGCACTCACGTTCCGGGCTTCTACTCGCCTGCCACGGCAATCAGCTCGAGCTGCTTGGTCCCCCCACCCGGTTCGGAGGGTTCCGGGGGTTCCGGGGGCGTTTCGCGTTCGTGGGCGACGCGGGCGACCTCGACCACCGGGTCACTGCCCGCCAGGGAGATGACTGGCCGACCCTGCGTCGCGCGGCCCTGGAGCGGCAACCGGTCGGCGGGCAGGCGAGCCGCGGCACCGCTGGCGGCGATGACCATGAGCTCGTCGCCTGCGAGCAGCTCCTTCGCGGCGACGAGGGGCCCGGTCCGCTCCGTGACCTGGAGCGCGGTCACGCCGAGGCCGCCCCGGCGCTGGACGGGGTAGTCGCTGACGGGCGTCCGCTTGGCGAAGCCGTGGCGGGTTACCATGCAAAGGGATGCCTCCCGCCGCACGACCACTATTCCGACGGCGTGATCGCCGCGGCGCAGCCGCATGCCGCGGACGCCCTGCGCCGCGCGGCCCATGAGCGGGACGTCGGCCTCCGGGAAGCGAATGCCGCGTCCCTGCCCGCTCACGATGACGGCGTCACTGGCACCGTCCGATAGCTGCACGTCCAGCAGTACGTCGCCCGGGCGGAGGTTGAGCGCGCCCGTGCCGCCGCTGCGGATGTGGGCGAAGTGGTCGAGCGTCGTGCGTTTCACGGTGCCGTGTGCGGTGAGGAAGAGGAGGGCGCGGTCCGCGGGAAAATCGGACACGGGGAGCAGGGCGGCCAGCGGCGAGCGACCTTCCAGTTTCAGGAGCTGCGCCAGCGAGCGGCCGCGGCCGGAGCGCCCGGTTTCCGGGACGTCGCGGGCCGAGATGGCATAGGCCTGGCCTTCCCGGCTGAACGCGAGCAGCGTGTCGCGGGTGCTGGCGAGGAAGACGCGCTCGAGGAAATCCTGCCGCGCCTCGGTGGCAGGGGGTTTGCCGCCGGAAACCCGCCGCCCGTAGAGCGAAAGCGGGACGCGCTGGATGTAGCCGGCATGGCTCACGGCGATGACGAACTCCTCGCGGGCGACGAGGTCTTCGACAGCGAAGTCGGCCTCGGCCCTGACAATGGTTGTGCGGCGCGCGTCACCGAAGCGCTCGACGATCTCTTCCAGCTCGCCGAGCAGCAGGTCGAGCTGCTGCTGCTCGCTGGCGAGCAACCGTTCCAGCTCGGCGATCCGATTCTCGAGGCTGTCCAGTTTCTCCCGGAGCTCCTGCCGCTCGAGTGCCGTAAGACGGGCGAGTCGCATGTTGAGGATCGCATCCGCCTGCTCCGCGCTGAGCTCGAAGCGCTGGCGCAGCCCGGAAGCCGCCTCCTCGCGGTCGCGCGCCTTGCGGATGAGCACGACCACGGCGTCCATGTGCGCGAGGGCGAGGAGCAGCCCGCGCGTCACGTGCGCCTCCGCCCGGGCGTGCTCGAGCTCGAAGCGGGAGCGGCGGCGGATCACCTCGAGCCGGTGGTCGCGGTAGCGCTCGATCAGCTCTTTGAGGTTGAACTCGTGCGGCACGCCGCCCTGGTCCAGGGCCAGGAGGATGGCTCCGAACGTCGCCTGCAGGTAGGTGTGCCGGTAGAGAAGGTTAAGGACGGCACGGGATTTTGCGCCCCGCTTCAGCTCGAT
This Gemmatimonadota bacterium DNA region includes the following protein-coding sequences:
- the gyrA gene encoding DNA gyrase subunit A, translated to MPQRRERVLQRLIEDEMRESFLDYSMSVIVQRALPDVRDGLKPVHRRILYAMHELGLAPNRPFKKSAAVVGEVLGKYHPHGDTAVYDAIVRIVQDFSLSYPLVDGQGNFGSIDGDSAAAYRYTEARLASAALELLADIEKDTVPAADTFDGQRQEPEVLPARLPNLLVNGSSGIAVGMATNIPPHNLREVAAAVGHLVRHPECAVDHLMQHVPGPDFPTGGFILGAEGIQEAYRTGRGRIVMRARVQKEARRGGKEQLVVTELPYGISKARVIEQIAELVRARRMDDIADLRDESDRDGMRIVIELKRGAKSRAVLNLLYRHTYLQATFGAILLALDQGGVPHEFNLKELIERYRDHRLEVIRRRSRFELEHARAEAHVTRGLLLALAHMDAVVVLIRKARDREEAASGLRQRFELSAEQADAILNMRLARLTALERQELREKLDSLENRIAELERLLASEQQQLDLLLGELEEIVERFGDARRTTIVRAEADFAVEDLVAREEFVIAVSHAGYIQRVPLSLYGRRVSGGKPPATEARQDFLERVFLASTRDTLLAFSREGQAYAISARDVPETGRSGRGRSLAQLLKLEGRSPLAALLPVSDFPADRALLFLTAHGTVKRTTLDHFAHIRSGGTGALNLRPGDVLLDVQLSDGASDAVIVSGQGRGIRFPEADVPLMGRAAQGVRGMRLRRGDHAVGIVVVRREASLCMVTRHGFAKRTPVSDYPVQRRGGLGVTALQVTERTGPLVAAKELLAGDELMVIAASGAAARLPADRLPLQGRATQGRPVISLAGSDPVVEVARVAHERETPPEPPEPSEPGGGTKQLELIAVAGE